DNA from Pseudomonadota bacterium:
ACAACGGTCATTCAATTACAATCCCCATACTGCGCGCCGTCCCGGCTATAATCTTGGTGGCGGCAGAAAGATCAACAGCATTTAAGTCAACCAATTTCAGCTCCGCTATCTCCTTGATCTGAGCCTGTGTCACCTTACCAACCTTATTCTTGTTCGGGACACCAGAGCCTTTTTCAATCTTGGCCGCTTTTTTAAGCAGCACTGCCGCCGGCGGAGTCTTAGTTACAAAGCTAAAGCTGCGATCAGCGTAAACTGTAATGACAACCGGGGTTATCATCCCCTGTTGATCATCGGTTCTGGCATTGAAGGCTTTACAGAACTCCATGATATTAACTCCGTGCTGACCAAGCGCCGGACCAACTGGCGGCGAAGGGTTAGCTTTCCCAGCTGGAATCTGAAGTTTAATCAAACCTGTGATTTTTTTCGCCATCCTTTTTCTCCTGCGGATTCGCGTAAAAACAGGGACAAGACTTATGGCAAAGCCTGACCTGAATGAAATGGCCGGACATACCGGAATAATTTGATTTTTTACTTAAGAATCTGACTTGAGGGGGGCCAGCTGCAGTATCTTGCACCAGCACGAAACCCACTCAACTGATTTTTTCAAGTTGCCCGAATTCAATTTCAACCGGTGTCGGACGTCCGAAAATACTTACCAAAACCCTGACTTTACCCTTATCGAGATTAATTTCATCTACAACGCCGGTAAAATTGGCAAAGGGTCCTTCAAGCACTCTAACATTTTCACCCAGTTCAAAAAGGACCTTGGGCTGAGGCCGCATTTCACCTTCGGCGATACGATCTAACAGGCTGCGAGCTTCGGCTTCCGAGATTGATCTTGTGGCCTCGACCCGGTCACCTCCTCCGACAAAACCGGTCACCTTGGCGGTACCTTTAACCAGATGCCAAGT
Protein-coding regions in this window:
- the rplK gene encoding 50S ribosomal protein L11, which produces MAKKITGLIKLQIPAGKANPSPPVGPALGQHGVNIMEFCKAFNARTDDQQGMITPVVITVYADRSFSFVTKTPPAAVLLKKAAKIEKGSGVPNKNKVGKVTQAQIKEIAELKLVDLNAVDLSAATKIIAGTARSMGIVIE
- the nusG gene encoding transcription termination/antitermination protein NusG: MAKKWYVIHAYSGYENKVKLTLEERIRQYGLADMFDEVVVPTEQVVEMVKGKRRTSQRKFFPGYVLVKMEMNEETWHLVKGTAKVTGFVGGGDRVEATRSISEAEARSLLDRIAEGEMRPQPKVLFELGENVRVLEGPFANFTGVVDEINLDKGKVRVLVSIFGRPTPVEIEFGQLEKIS